In Phragmitibacter flavus, the following are encoded in one genomic region:
- the urtD gene encoding urea ABC transporter ATP-binding protein UrtD codes for MSVAQTPFLLAAEGLNKSFQGFQAIRDLSFYLDVGELRTVIGPNGAGKTTFLDLITGRTKPDTGTMLFEDSHDLISMNEYEIYRLGIGRKFQTPTVYTDHTVYENLVLSLAGSRSVWKSLFSKVSPDQKDRIYEILKTIKLQDKADWKGGALAHGQKQWLEIGMLLAQDAKLLLVDEPAAGMTDEETYRTGELLLSLAGKHTIVVIEHDMTFVRQISQGRRVTVLHQGHVLCEGAVDHVQNDERVIEVYLGRKSKH; via the coding sequence ATGAGCGTCGCCCAAACACCTTTCCTCCTCGCCGCCGAAGGCCTTAACAAATCCTTTCAGGGATTCCAGGCCATCCGTGACCTCTCTTTCTATCTCGACGTTGGTGAACTGCGCACCGTCATCGGACCCAACGGTGCCGGCAAAACCACCTTCCTTGACCTCATCACCGGTCGCACCAAACCCGACACCGGCACCATGCTTTTTGAGGACAGCCATGACCTCATCAGCATGAACGAATACGAGATCTACCGTCTCGGCATCGGTCGCAAATTCCAAACTCCCACCGTCTACACCGACCACACCGTTTACGAAAACCTTGTCCTCAGTCTCGCCGGTTCCCGTTCCGTCTGGAAAAGCCTTTTCAGCAAAGTCAGCCCGGACCAAAAGGACCGAATCTACGAAATCCTCAAGACCATCAAGCTTCAGGACAAAGCCGATTGGAAAGGCGGAGCCCTTGCCCACGGCCAGAAGCAGTGGCTCGAGATCGGCATGCTCCTCGCCCAGGATGCCAAGCTGCTGCTCGTCGATGAGCCCGCCGCTGGCATGACCGACGAAGAAACCTACCGCACCGGCGAACTCCTCCTCTCCCTCGCCGGCAAACACACCATCGTCGTCATCGAACACGACATGACCTTCGTCCGCCAAATCTCCCAAGGCCGCCGCGTCACCGTCCTCCACCAGGGCCACGTTCTCTGCGAAGGTGCCGTCGACCACGTGCAAAACGACGAACGCGTCATCGAAGTCTACCTCGGCCGCAAATCGAAACATTAA
- the urtE gene encoding urea ABC transporter ATP-binding subunit UrtE, with amino-acid sequence MSNVLEIRNLEASIGGSRILRGINLDVPTKSVFCLMGRNGVGKTSTLKAIVGLLAANNGTINFDGIELTKLTTDNRALTGLGYVPQGREIFPHLTVEENLHIGAIARGRKLKSELERIFTLFPIIKEFLPRKGGQLSGGQQQQLAIGRALLTEPKLLILDEPTEGIQPNIIDQIGDAIKMLREEGKMSILLVEQYLDFCKELGDTYAILERGAVASAGPMTELTDDVVKKFLTV; translated from the coding sequence ATGTCCAACGTCCTCGAAATCCGCAACCTCGAAGCCTCAATCGGCGGCAGTCGCATCCTGCGTGGCATCAACCTTGATGTTCCGACCAAATCCGTCTTCTGTCTCATGGGTCGTAACGGCGTCGGCAAAACCTCCACCTTGAAAGCCATCGTCGGACTGCTCGCCGCCAACAACGGCACCATCAACTTCGACGGCATCGAACTCACCAAACTCACCACCGACAACCGCGCCCTCACCGGACTCGGCTACGTCCCCCAAGGCCGCGAAATCTTCCCCCACCTCACCGTTGAAGAAAACCTGCACATCGGCGCCATCGCGCGTGGCAGAAAGCTCAAGTCCGAACTCGAGCGCATCTTCACGCTTTTCCCCATCATCAAAGAGTTCCTCCCTCGCAAAGGTGGTCAGCTCTCCGGTGGTCAGCAACAGCAACTCGCCATCGGCCGCGCCCTTCTCACCGAGCCGAAACTCCTCATCCTCGATGAACCCACCGAAGGCATCCAGCCCAACATCATCGACCAGATTGGCGACGCCATCAAAATGCTTCGTGAAGAAGGCAAGATGAGTATTCTCCTCGTCGAGCAATACCTCGATTTCTGCAAAGAACTCGGCGACACCTACGCCATCCTCGAACGCGGCGCCGTCGCCTCCGCCGGCCCGATGACCGAACTGACCGACGACGTCGTCAAAAAGTTCCTCACGGTCTAA